Proteins encoded by one window of Micromonospora coxensis:
- a CDS encoding aminotransferase-like domain-containing protein has translation MDAPVDLAVADLHPAVDDPALNSMNFLNEVAQHWPDAVSLAAGRPYEEFFDDDAPRRWLERFRRHLVEDLGQSPAQAQRTLFQYGRTKGIVHHLVARNLSVDEGVHVDPEAVVVTVGCQEAMFLVLRALRAGPRDVLLAVAPTYVGLTGAARLVDLPVRPVAGGPAGVDLADLREQARRARDDGLRPRACYVMPDFANPSGASIGLADRRRLLDLAAEEELLLIEDNPYGLFPAGDQGRLPTLKALDTRRRVVYLGSFAKTVLPGARVGYVVADQRVAGADGGVGLLADQLAKIKSMVTVNTSALAQAVIGGALLEHDCSLVTANVRERAAYARNMRHLLAGLARRFPPPSPVTWTAPAGGFFVVVTVPFRVDDALLRRSAEEYGVLWTPMAHFYDDRTPVDALRLSVSAVTPEQIDLGLDRLAALVADELDRAPAPAR, from the coding sequence GTGGACGCACCGGTGGACCTGGCCGTCGCCGACCTGCACCCGGCGGTCGACGACCCCGCCCTGAACTCGATGAACTTCCTCAACGAGGTCGCGCAGCACTGGCCGGACGCGGTGTCGCTCGCCGCCGGCCGGCCGTACGAGGAGTTCTTCGACGACGACGCGCCCCGGCGGTGGCTGGAGCGGTTCCGCCGGCACCTCGTCGAGGACCTGGGCCAGAGCCCGGCGCAGGCGCAGCGCACCCTGTTCCAGTACGGGCGCACCAAGGGCATCGTGCACCACCTCGTCGCCCGCAACCTGTCCGTGGACGAGGGCGTGCACGTCGACCCGGAGGCGGTGGTGGTCACCGTCGGCTGCCAGGAGGCGATGTTCCTGGTGCTGCGGGCGCTGCGCGCCGGGCCGCGCGACGTGCTGCTCGCCGTCGCCCCCACGTACGTCGGGCTGACCGGCGCGGCCCGCCTGGTCGACCTGCCGGTGCGCCCGGTGGCCGGCGGACCGGCCGGGGTCGACCTGGCCGACCTGCGCGAGCAGGCCCGCCGGGCCAGGGACGACGGGTTGCGGCCCCGGGCCTGCTACGTGATGCCGGACTTCGCCAACCCCTCCGGCGCCAGCATCGGCCTGGCCGACCGGCGGCGGCTGCTCGACCTGGCCGCCGAGGAGGAGCTGCTGCTGATCGAGGACAACCCGTACGGCCTCTTCCCGGCCGGCGACCAGGGCCGGCTGCCGACGTTGAAGGCGCTGGACACCCGACGCCGGGTGGTCTACCTCGGCTCCTTCGCCAAGACCGTGCTCCCCGGCGCCCGGGTCGGCTACGTGGTGGCCGACCAGCGGGTGGCCGGCGCCGACGGCGGTGTCGGCCTGCTCGCCGACCAGCTCGCCAAGATCAAGAGCATGGTCACGGTGAACACCTCCGCGCTGGCCCAGGCGGTGATCGGCGGCGCGCTGCTGGAGCACGACTGCTCGCTGGTGACCGCGAACGTCCGCGAGCGGGCGGCGTACGCGCGCAACATGCGGCACCTGCTCGCCGGCCTGGCGCGGCGCTTCCCGCCGCCCTCGCCGGTGACCTGGACCGCCCCGGCCGGCGGCTTCTTCGTGGTGGTCACCGTGCCGTTCCGGGTCGACGACGCGCTGCTGCGCCGCTCCGCCGAGGAGTACGGGGTGCTCTGGACGCCGATGGCGCACTTCTACGACGACCGCACGCCCGTCGACGCGCTGCGCCTGTCGGTCAGCGCGGTCACCCCGGAACAGATCGACCTCGGCCTGGACCGGCTCGCCGCCCTCGTCGCCGACGAACTGGACCGCGCCCCGGCCCCCGCGCGCTGA